From a region of the Babylonia areolata isolate BAREFJ2019XMU chromosome 21, ASM4173473v1, whole genome shotgun sequence genome:
- the LOC143296158 gene encoding uncharacterized protein LOC143296158 isoform X1, with translation MSGKVNTKLFIGNLPDYCKRDELLTKFEKFGNVVEFDIVSNYGFAHYEKPDEARAAADALNGSSYNGNTLRVEISHSKVRQRPGMGDREGCYRCGKEGHWSKDCPRGPRRPRRDYREDPYEDDPYYQRDPYEDPYYRSRYLPPPPSYRRYDPYYDPYDRRPVPSRDPYMRERVPDPYARADSYYYARRSPPPSSGSVSAAAASAASSRDLYGKDPYAGARSAESRDPYDDYIDRRRPYSAATTQSSAYSSRGTNSSGYGMGASSAYPAAASSSYSSAAPSAYSSTSSTKFSSSTVQSSRVPGPY, from the exons ATGTCTGGC AAAGTTAATACCAAGCTGTTCATTGGGAATCTTCCAGACTACTGCAAAAGGGATGAGCTGCTGACCAAGTTTGAAAAGTTTGGCAATGTTGTTGAATTTGACATTGTCAGCAACTATGGTTTTGCT CACTATGAGAAACCAGATGAAGCCAGGGCTGCAGCGGATGCACTGAACGGTTCCAGCTACAATGGCAACACACTGAGAGTGGAG atTTCTCACAGCAAAGTTCGACAGAGGCCTGGTATGGGTGACAGAGAAGGTTGTTACCGGTGTGGCAAAGAGGGACACTG GTCAAAAGATTGCCCAAGGGG GCCTCGGCGGCCGAGGCGGGACTATCGTGAAGACCCGTATGAAGATGACCCATACTACCAACGAGATCCGTACGAGGACCCGTACTACAGATCTCgctacctcccacctcccccatcgTACAGACGCTACGACCCTTACTATGACCCCTACGATCGCCGACCTGTGCCTTCCCGCGACCCGTACATGAGAGAGAGGGTTCCCGACCCGTATGCTCGTGCCGACTCGTACTACTATGCTCGCCGATCTCCCCCTCCCAGCTCTGGCTCTGTGTCTGCGGCTGCCGCCAGTGCAGCCAGCTCAAG AGACCTGTACGGGAAAGATCCCTATGCTGGCGCACGATCTGCTGAGTCCAGAGATCCTTATGATGACTATATTGACAGGAGACG GCCCTATtctgcagcaacaacacaatccTCTGCCTATTCAAG taGGGGAACAAACTCAAGTGGTTACGGCATGGGGGCATCCTCTGCCTATCCTGCTGCAGCATCATCGAGTTATTCATCGGCAGCGCCATCTGCTTATTCATCCACGTCATCGACCAAGTTCAGTTCGTCAACAGTGCAGTCGAGTCGTGTGCCTGGGCCTTACTGA
- the LOC143296158 gene encoding uncharacterized protein LOC143296158 isoform X2 gives MSGKVNTKLFIGNLPDYCKRDELLTKFEKFGNVVEFDIVSNYGFAHYEKPDEARAAADALNGSSYNGNTLRVEISHSKVRQRPGMGDREGCYRCGKEGHWSKDCPRGPRRPRRDYREDPYEDDPYYQRDPYEDPYYRSRYLPPPPSYRRYDPYYDPYDRRPVPSRDPYMRERVPDPYARADSYYYARRSPPPSSGSVSAAAASAASSRDLYGKDPYAGARSAESRDPYDDYIDRRRPYSAATTQSSAYSRGTNSSGYGMGASSAYPAAASSSYSSAAPSAYSSTSSTKFSSSTVQSSRVPGPY, from the exons ATGTCTGGC AAAGTTAATACCAAGCTGTTCATTGGGAATCTTCCAGACTACTGCAAAAGGGATGAGCTGCTGACCAAGTTTGAAAAGTTTGGCAATGTTGTTGAATTTGACATTGTCAGCAACTATGGTTTTGCT CACTATGAGAAACCAGATGAAGCCAGGGCTGCAGCGGATGCACTGAACGGTTCCAGCTACAATGGCAACACACTGAGAGTGGAG atTTCTCACAGCAAAGTTCGACAGAGGCCTGGTATGGGTGACAGAGAAGGTTGTTACCGGTGTGGCAAAGAGGGACACTG GTCAAAAGATTGCCCAAGGGG GCCTCGGCGGCCGAGGCGGGACTATCGTGAAGACCCGTATGAAGATGACCCATACTACCAACGAGATCCGTACGAGGACCCGTACTACAGATCTCgctacctcccacctcccccatcgTACAGACGCTACGACCCTTACTATGACCCCTACGATCGCCGACCTGTGCCTTCCCGCGACCCGTACATGAGAGAGAGGGTTCCCGACCCGTATGCTCGTGCCGACTCGTACTACTATGCTCGCCGATCTCCCCCTCCCAGCTCTGGCTCTGTGTCTGCGGCTGCCGCCAGTGCAGCCAGCTCAAG AGACCTGTACGGGAAAGATCCCTATGCTGGCGCACGATCTGCTGAGTCCAGAGATCCTTATGATGACTATATTGACAGGAGACG GCCCTATtctgcagcaacaacacaatccTCTGCCTATTCAAG GGGAACAAACTCAAGTGGTTACGGCATGGGGGCATCCTCTGCCTATCCTGCTGCAGCATCATCGAGTTATTCATCGGCAGCGCCATCTGCTTATTCATCCACGTCATCGACCAAGTTCAGTTCGTCAACAGTGCAGTCGAGTCGTGTGCCTGGGCCTTACTGA
- the LOC143295668 gene encoding uncharacterized protein LOC143295668 has translation MGPPGTKIFIGNLPDDCDVDRLRSVFETVGTVVEMDVIKNYGFAHFQTEKDAQKAVTELNDTEFDGKTIKVEQSRSTVRHKPGMGSMTECYRCGKSGHWSKDCPAMSGRGGPRGRGRGRGVDRGPYRDPYDDYYADPYYRRRYLPPPPAYERYSPYDPYERRRLALARDPYYLERERDYYDRLAARDAYYDYYARRAYAAETVASRPAPRDPRDAYAPPPRSDPAVSRSRVPGPY, from the exons ATGGGG CCCCCTGGAACTAAAATCTTCATCGGCAATCTTCCAGATGATTGTGATGTTGATAGACTTCGGTCGGTGTTTGAAACTGTTGGCACCGTTGTTGAAATGGATGTCATCAAAAATTATGGGTTTGCG CATTTCCAGACTGAGAAGGATGCCCAAAAAGCTGTTACAGAGTTGAATGATACAGAGTTTGATGGAAAAACAATCAAAGTAGAG CAATCACGGAGTACGGTGCGTCACAAGCCAGGAATGGGAAGCATGACAGAGTGTTACCGCTGTGGCAAGTCGGGCCATTG GTCAAAGGATTGTCCTGCCATGAG TGGAAGAGGTGGCcccagaggaagagggagaggccgAGGTGTGGACAGAGGCCCCTATAGGGATCCCTATGACGATTACTATGCAGACCCCTATTACCGCCGTCGCTAtcttccccctccaccagccTATGAGCGCTACTCTCCCTACGATCCCTATGAGCGCCGGCGTCTTGCCCTGGCCAGAGACCCCTATTACCTGGAAAGGGAGCGGGACTACTATGACAGACTGGCAGccag agaTGCCTACTATGACTACTATGCAAGAAG GGCGTATGCGGCTGAAACTGTTGCAAGCCGACCTGCTCCAAGAGATCCGAGGGATGC ctaTGCACCACCACCTCGCTCGGACCCCGCCGTGTCAAGAAGCCGTGTGCCTGGCCCATATTGA